From the Streptomyces pluripotens genome, one window contains:
- a CDS encoding MFS transporter encodes MRHWRALIVLGTAQFLMVLDTSVMNVSISQLVSDFHTEVTAIQAVITLYSLVMAAFMIIGSRIGDILGRRRVFFSGLAVYGTGSALTAVAPTLWVLALGWSVIEGLGAALVLPSMAALVAESYRGRERAVAFGVIGGLAGAGIAVGPLLGGWVTTYLTWRLVFAGEVVIVLAVLAFRHAIAEAPRTGPRPKLDGVGATLSGVGLALGVLGVLQSGTWGWVQPRNAPFTILGFSPTLFVIGAGIAVLTGFVHWERRRESHGEDPLVHLLLLRRPPLRSGLMALLAQNLILLGLFFAIPLYLQVVQGFDAFETGVRLLPVSVTMLVTSLGAARLGRSAGPRRVVRLALATLVAAIVWLLATIEPVIDNAQFAGAMALLGVGMGLIASQLGNVVQSSVGEEERSEAGGLQFTAQNLGSALGTALIGSLLIGALAHAFTTQIADNPALSAQTRQQTTIALEAGVSFVSTDEVRTSAEQAGLPPSEVDAVVDSYASAQLDGLKAAILAAGAVTLAGFFVTPSLPGRPATAPQGPRTGAPEATGSGR; translated from the coding sequence GTGAGGCACTGGCGCGCATTGATCGTCCTGGGCACGGCCCAGTTCCTGATGGTCCTGGATACGTCCGTCATGAACGTGTCCATCAGTCAGCTTGTGTCGGACTTCCACACCGAGGTCACCGCCATCCAGGCCGTCATCACGCTGTACTCGCTGGTGATGGCCGCCTTCATGATCATCGGCAGCAGGATCGGCGACATCCTGGGACGGCGCCGTGTCTTCTTCTCCGGCCTCGCCGTCTACGGCACCGGGTCGGCCCTGACCGCGGTGGCTCCCACGCTGTGGGTCCTCGCCCTCGGCTGGTCGGTCATCGAAGGACTCGGTGCCGCCCTGGTGTTGCCCTCCATGGCGGCCCTCGTCGCCGAGTCCTACCGCGGGCGCGAGCGGGCCGTCGCCTTCGGCGTGATCGGCGGACTTGCGGGTGCCGGCATCGCGGTCGGCCCACTCTTGGGCGGCTGGGTGACCACCTACCTCACCTGGCGGCTGGTGTTCGCCGGGGAAGTCGTGATCGTCCTGGCCGTCCTGGCCTTCCGCCATGCGATCGCCGAGGCGCCGCGCACCGGCCCGCGCCCGAAGCTGGACGGTGTCGGGGCCACCCTCTCCGGCGTCGGTCTGGCGCTCGGCGTGCTGGGGGTGCTGCAGAGCGGTACCTGGGGATGGGTGCAGCCCCGCAACGCCCCCTTCACCATCCTGGGCTTCTCCCCGACGCTGTTCGTGATCGGCGCCGGCATCGCGGTGCTGACCGGCTTCGTCCACTGGGAGCGGCGGCGGGAGTCGCACGGTGAGGACCCGCTGGTGCATCTTCTCTTGCTACGACGGCCCCCGTTGCGTTCCGGCCTGATGGCCTTGCTGGCACAGAACCTCATCCTGCTGGGCCTGTTCTTCGCCATCCCGTTGTACCTTCAGGTGGTCCAGGGGTTCGATGCCTTCGAGACCGGGGTGCGGCTGCTCCCCGTGTCCGTCACCATGCTCGTGACTTCGCTGGGCGCGGCCCGGCTCGGCAGGTCGGCGGGACCGCGCAGGGTGGTCCGGCTGGCGCTGGCGACCCTGGTCGCCGCCATCGTATGGCTGCTGGCCACCATCGAGCCCGTCATCGACAACGCCCAGTTCGCCGGGGCCATGGCCCTGCTCGGCGTGGGCATGGGCCTGATCGCTTCGCAGCTCGGCAACGTCGTACAGTCCAGCGTCGGTGAGGAGGAGCGCAGCGAGGCCGGCGGTCTGCAGTTCACGGCCCAGAACCTGGGTTCGGCGCTCGGTACCGCGCTGATCGGCTCACTGCTGATCGGTGCCCTGGCCCACGCCTTCACCACACAGATCGCGGACAACCCCGCTCTGTCGGCACAGACCCGCCAGCAGACCACGATCGCCCTTGAAGCCGGGGTCTCCTTCGTCTCGACCGACGAAGTCCGCACATCCGCCGAACAGGCGGGCCTGCCACCGTCCGAAGTGGACGCGGTGGTGGACAGCTATGCCTCGGCGCAACTCGACGGGCTGAAAGCGGCCATCTTGGCCGCCGGGGCGGTCACGCTCGCCGGTTTCTTCGTCACACCGAGTCTGCCGGGTCGGCCGGCCACGGCGCCGCAGGGCCCCCGGACGGGTGCTCCCGAGGCGACCGGTTCCGGGCGCTGA